The following nucleotide sequence is from Hevea brasiliensis isolate MT/VB/25A 57/8 chromosome 7, ASM3005281v1, whole genome shotgun sequence.
GAAGAGCAACAAGAAGAAGACGATTCAATGAAAGATAACTAATAATGATAACAGAGTTTAGCAaggttttaaagaaaataaaaaattcgacccaaataaagaaaagaagaagaaattttttttttcatttttgatTGAGCGTGATCCTATAGAAGTATGATCCTGTTCATGGGCAGAAAATGCAGAGAACAATAAATGTTTTTGTGCTTAGATGTCTAGAAATGATTGGGCTGTATTTTCTGTTTCATCACTGCTCAAAACTCGCAGTTTGGAGGATTTATTTGGGTGGTGAATAGACTGGTTGATAAGAAAAATGATTAAACACAGGTGGCGTCACTGAGATGAGCGATGGAGGTGGTGGGGCAAAGCTAGGTTGCCGCTGGTGGTCGCCGCAACGGCTGGGTCCATTTGAATTTGTATAATTAAAAGGGTTGGTTGGGTTTGGACTTTTTTGGTGGCGTGCGGAGGATTTTCATAAATCAAAAGCACGCCGACATCGTTTCTAGAGGACGGGGGCATTGTTGTCTATGTGCTGGATGTTCTAGTTTAGTTGTTTTCAGCTAAGATGTCAATTGTATGGGCTTAACCCATTACTATTTTTCCATTCCAATACTGTTGGTGTTGGGTGGAATAATGCCCCCATACATTTAGAAGCCCAGACCTAGCTTAGTAGTTtataaaggaataaaaattttattaatttttataaacatttatttttattattaaattatgtgTGTGTCTAtctctaaaaagaaaaaaattataccCAACTACTAAGCTAGTTTCAGTTTAAATCGGCTCAGAACCTTTAATTTATGATTTATTAAAGGGTGAACCTGAACTGActcaaaatttttgaagtttagTTCTGATTTAATTTAGTTTTCGAAGTTTAGTTCTGATTTAATTTAGTTCCATTCAAATTCATtggtatattttttttatttttaaataaaaagattTCGCTATGACTATAAATCAAATTAGACTATTCTATTTCAACTCTAATTTGATTCATTACGGTTTCGATTTTGAGCCGCTCCATGGCTGAGTCTAGAAAAACACCatgttcttttttattttatttttttttttttggcagcaATCCGATATTGTTGCTCTACATGACGAGTGGTAGATAAAAAAAAGGGTGTAAATCAAGAGAGTTAGATCAAAGTTGTTGGGTTTGCTTCATAGTCTGTCACACTTTGTCCTATTTTTCTGGTCAACATCTTGGAGAGAATTTTTGAGggctaattattaaatatataaaaaagattaaaaaataattttttctctcTTGTAGAAGAGTAATATTTATATATCCAATGcacctaataatttttttttataaaattgagtTAGTTGATAAGGGTCTATTATTGGAGGTTAGAATTACAAAATTAGAGAAGGCGCAACGGAAGTCAGCTCAGTGTGAAACCTAGAAACTCATCAACTAAGGGCGGAAAGTTATACGCAAAGGGATAGGTGGAGGCCCTGGGCCTGCCTTTTTGACTTGAGATGCGGAAAATGAGCAACCTCCTGCTAAATTTGACTAGCTGTATTACAGTAATGGGATTGTTTTCTTGGCACATCTAtaaatggagaaaaaaaaaaagtaaaataagtcTTTTGTAGGTGAGGACTtatgtaattttaattaaaaaatacaaaGCTTATTTGATCTGTTTCCATATATAAGTAAATGGTTCCACTCCTTTATAAACTTAAAAATTGTCTTAGGAACCACTATTATTTTATAGTACTTATGTAGTAATTTTCCCACTAAGTACGAGTAATTAACTAATAACTGATGTGCATGACAATCTTTCATTAGCCAAGTATTACTACAGTAGATAGACTTAGCTCTTACCGATTTGTTTGGTTTGATACTGTGTACGCAACAATATTTCAACCCAGTTTTGCCAAAACTTCGATGTCATGCAACCTTTGTTGGTATCTTTTCCACCTTGCACTCTAGACTGAAGATCTTTTCTCACTATTATGATCTTTCTCCTGAATTTTTGTTAGTTATAGTTATAAACACTTGCCAAGAATGATTCTCAGCTATGGGCTGGAAAATGCCCAACTGTTGtagaagaatttttttttttcttgacagAGAGCTCTGTTCTTTCAATGAACACGCAAGAATTTTCTTGCCAATTTGATGCAGATAATTTTCACTTTCTCCAGTACATCGTTTCGCTTTCTAACTCTTTGTTTTCAGTTTCATTATCTTTGAGGACGGTGATTTGATGGTTTTTGACCTCCATTTCGCTGAACTAAAATCCATCTTGAACAGGCAGCCTCATAACTAAACCCGCAGTTGCTTGTATTGGTACAAGATCACCAGAAAGATGAGGAAAACAATCCTATCAGTCAACTATCAATGCATTTTCTTCTATTTTGTTGGTTTTCTATTAATATATGAATCGGTGATGGGGGACCCCAGAGCCCAACAAGTGAAAGTTACATGCGGACGCCAACTTGAGAACAACGCAACCATCTTTGTGCCGAATTTTGTTGCCACAATGGAGAATATCAGTGAGCAGATGCGTACTTCAGGGTTTGGAGTAGCGGTTACAGGTTCAGGACTTGACACTAACTATGGCCTTGCACAATGTTATGGAGACCTTTCTTTACTTGACTGTGTATTGTGCTACGCTGAGGCACGGACGGTTCTACCACAGTGCTATCCTTACAATGGGGGTCGCATTTTCCTAGATGGTTGCTTCATGAGATCAGAAAACTATAGCTTCTTTGAGGAATATAAAGGACCTGGAGACGAAGTTGTGTGTGGGAATACAACAAGGAAGAATTCAACATTTGGGGAATCAGCTAAGCAGGCTGTGTCAACTGCAGTGTCAAGTGCACCAAATAACAAAGGCTATGCACGGGCTCAAATGGCAGTTCCAGGGACAAACGAATCAGCTTATGTATTAGCTGATTGCTGGAGGACATTGAATGCAAGCTCTTGCAGGGCATGCTTGGAGAATGCTAGTGCATCCATATTGAAATGTTTGCCTTGGTCAGAGGGGAGGGCACTGAATACTGGGTGTTTTATGAGGTACTCAGATAGAAATTTTCTCAATCCAGTGCCAACAAACGGACGTTCGAGAggtaaaggaatagtatttttctCATGTTGGAAAGTTTTTTGATCCTGTGTGTTTGTGGGGGGTGTTAATTTTTATGTTGATAAATATGGCCTGATTTTTCGAATGTCAAATGCAGGGAGCGTTATAGTGATAGTGGTTTCAGTTGTCAGCTCTCTGTTGGTTTTAGGAGTTGGGGTAACTATAGGAATTTATATCTGGAAGCAGAGATACAtacagaagaaaagaagaggtagtAAAGTTTGTGTTGCTTTTATATATCTCTTCTGCAATGTAAAATCTCCATCATAGACAACATTTTAATGGATGTGCAAGGAAAAGGCTGTTGAtacatttatataaaattatccaTTCAGTTTTCCTTATCTTTTGGAATGCGATTGTCTTTGTCCTCCAGGTTCAAATGATGCACATAAGCTGGTTAAAACCCTTAATGACAGTAGCTTGAATTTCAAGTACTCTACACTTGAGAAGGCTACAGGATCTTTCGATGATGGCAACAAGCTTGGACAAGGAGGATTTGGATCTGTTtataaggttttttttttctcctttactTTCTTTTCATCTTCTAGTATTTAATAAATCAGCATAACACTTGACACTTGCCATTTCTTGTCTGATTTTTTCCTTAAATAAAGGGAGTTTTGCCAGATGGAAGAGAGATTGCCGTAAAGAGGCTTTTCTTTAACAACAGACATAGAGCAGCAGATTTCTACAATGAAGTTAATATGATAAGTAGTGTGGAACACAAAAATCTGGTTAGGTTATTGGGATGCAGTTGTTCTGGACCTGAAAGCCTCCTTGTCTATGAATTCCTGCCTAACAAGAGTCTCGATCGTTTCATCTTTGGTAAATACTAGAATTTCACATTAAAAGTTCATCTGATATTGCAAAATTATTGCAATCTACAGTAACAAATAAGGCTACTCTATTCTTGCTGCCATTCTATAAGCATGTCTTACTGTCTCAATACCGAGTCCAACTGAACTTGACAATGTTATGCATATTACATCTAAATGTGACAGATCAAAACAAAGGCAAAGCGCTGACTTGGGAGAAGAGATATGACATCATTATTGGAACAGCAGAAGGTTTAGTCTATCTTCATGAAAACTCCAAGAACAGGATCATTCACAGGGATATAAAGGCTAGCAACATTTTATTGGATTCTAGGTTTCGCGCTAAAATTGCCGATTTTGGATTGGCCAGGTCTTTCCAAGAAGATAAGAGTCATATCAGCACAGCCATTGCAGGAACACTGTGAGTATCAGTTCCTTTTTGTTCATTTGCGGAGGTATTACTCAAAGTTTAAGCTCAATAATCTTGTAAtaaaatgattgaatatgaaattcatatatgaACATGATATTATGAAAGAGCAATGATTTCAATTTTATAAATCTGCAGTGGATACATGGCACCAGAGTACCTGGCTCATGGGCAGTTAACAGAAAAGGCAGATGTCTACAGCTTTGGTGTGCTTTTGTTGGAGATTGTCACAGGGAGGCAGAACAACAGGAGCAAAACCTCGGAATATACAGACAGCCTAGTCACACTTGTAAGTTCCAGGAATCTAACCTTAACCTGTCTTTCTTCAGTCAAATCATCTGTATGCAGCATTTAAGAATGGTCTATCACTGAATTTATGTACATTATATCTAtcttatccaaaaaaaaaaacacagaCGTGGAAGAAATTTCAGGCAGGGGCTGTGGAAGAGTTCTATGACCCAAACCTGATGTTGCACCACCACCATAACAGCAACGTGAAGAATGATGTCCTCAGAGTAGTGCATGTAGGACTTCTATGTACACAAGAGATAGCATCACTTCGACCAACAATGGCAAAGGCGCTACAGATGCTAACAGCAGATGAACAACTCCCTGCACCCACTAATCCCCCTTTCATAGATGAAAAAACCATGGAACTAAATGACACATGCGAGGACCCATGGTACCCTCTTAATGCTGGCCTTTCAGCATCAATTGCAACTGTCACCCATAGTTCCTTCTATCCAAGATGACCTGAAGAGCAACTAAAGGGAGTTCTACAGAGGACAATTGCGTTTAAAATCTTGACACAAAATGAAAGATAAACATCAGTCAGCATGTCACCTCATCAAAGCACATGTTGCAAGCAATTTCAGGAACCTGATGGAGGCCTATTTGAGCAGTTAGCAATATATGCAGATGGGCATCCAATGACTTGTAGATATGAAATCAAGGATAGTTGCCGATGTTCATATGTTTATCatgaaattagagaaaaaaaaaatcacccaACTAAAGCTGTATTTTTCCTCAAGAAATTTTGGGTTTAAATCAATGAATCTCAGCTTGCCAAAGACTGGATATGAGACTGCAATAATGTCCTTATTTCTCTTGTATGCAAAATTGCATGTTTTTTGACCTTTTGCACCCACGGGAAagaatggataaagaaagtgagaaactaaAGTGCAGTGTATGTGTGGACGATGGACATAGGAATTCGGTCATGTTGCCAAAATTGTTTTACAAATACAAAGAACTTACAGCATGGAACTTCTGAGTTCACAGACAATATTCTAATACAAAGTTAAAACCCCTGTACTTCCTCGCAAGAAAACTTGGAACATATCCTGGCAAATTCCAAGCATCATTCTTTGTCTATCGTGTGGCCACTAGGTTTCCCATTAGGCCTCCGCTAATCTCATAATGCTTGGCGGTAGAAAATCCTGCTTCCAAAGCAAGTTCCTCCAACTCCTTCCCTGTATCAAGGGCACACGCTATCATTACCTAGTCAATAAAAAGAAGTTGCGGGAGTACATGTGCCTTCCATAATTATAATATTTCTGATTTTGCACTTCAACATTCAAAAAGCTTCTGAACTTCCTGGGTGTTATGGAACAACACAAACTTGATATAATATTTGAAGACAACACCTAAAACAGAAGTCCTTCATTTCTAAGTTCTAACATAGCAGACATAAGGAATTGTATTCTACGCCCTTGGCAGTATCACAAACAAGCTGTAATAGAAATTTCTTGGCAAAGAATGCTTAAAGAGAT
It contains:
- the LOC110673678 gene encoding cysteine-rich receptor-like protein kinase 2, with amino-acid sequence MRKTILSVNYQCIFFYFVGFLLIYESVMGDPRAQQVKVTCGRQLENNATIFVPNFVATMENISEQMRTSGFGVAVTGSGLDTNYGLAQCYGDLSLLDCVLCYAEARTVLPQCYPYNGGRIFLDGCFMRSENYSFFEEYKGPGDEVVCGNTTRKNSTFGESAKQAVSTAVSSAPNNKGYARAQMAVPGTNESAYVLADCWRTLNASSCRACLENASASILKCLPWSEGRALNTGCFMRYSDRNFLNPVPTNGRSRGSVIVIVVSVVSSLLVLGVGVTIGIYIWKQRYIQKKRRGSNDAHKLVKTLNDSSLNFKYSTLEKATGSFDDGNKLGQGGFGSVYKGVLPDGREIAVKRLFFNNRHRAADFYNEVNMISSVEHKNLVRLLGCSCSGPESLLVYEFLPNKSLDRFIFDQNKGKALTWEKRYDIIIGTAEGLVYLHENSKNRIIHRDIKASNILLDSRFRAKIADFGLARSFQEDKSHISTAIAGTLGYMAPEYLAHGQLTEKADVYSFGVLLLEIVTGRQNNRSKTSEYTDSLVTLTWKKFQAGAVEEFYDPNLMLHHHHNSNVKNDVLRVVHVGLLCTQEIASLRPTMAKALQMLTADEQLPAPTNPPFIDEKTMELNDTCEDPWYPLNAGLSASIATVTHSSFYPR